The proteins below are encoded in one region of Telopea speciosissima isolate NSW1024214 ecotype Mountain lineage chromosome 10, Tspe_v1, whole genome shotgun sequence:
- the LOC122643331 gene encoding H/ACA ribonucleoprotein complex subunit 3-like protein — MYLQCYINENGDKVYTTKKESPLGLATQSAHPARFSPDDKFSRQRVLLKKRFGLLPTQKPPPKY; from the exons ATGTATCTTCAGTGTTACATCAATGAAAATGGTGACAAAGTTTACACTACTAAG AAAGAATCACCACTTGGGCTGGCAACACAATCTGCTCATCCAG CTCGCTTCTCCCCTGATGACAAGTTCTCAAGGCAAAGAGTTCTTTTGAAGAAGCGTTTTGGGTTGCTGCCAACCCAGAAGCCACCACCGAAATACTGA